DNA from Micromonospora nigra:
TGATCGGTACCAGAAGCCAGCGCTGCTTGGCGCCGCCCCAACAGTCCCAGATCATCGCCCGGGCCCCGTGGACGAGGCCGTTGCCGGTGATGTCCAGGCACCTCTGGGTGAGCTGGTTCCTGATCTCGTGGTAGCCGTTCGCGAACTCCTGGAGTCGCCAGCGCTGCTTGGCGCCGCCCCAGCACGCCCACTGCATCGCGAGCGCGCCCTGGTCGAGGCCCGACCCCGCCACGTCGAGACACCGCTGACTGTTGAGCGGACGGATGTCGTAGTAGCCGTAGCCGACGTCGACGAACCGCCACTTCTGGTGGGCGGCACCCCAGCAGTCCGCCACCACGACCGCCACTCCGTCGCCGTTTCCGGCGTTCGCGACGTCCAGGCACCGAGAGGGGACGGCCTGGGATCTGATCTCGTAGTACTGACCGGGTACGGGGACGATCAGCGGTGCGACCCTCGCGCCGCCCGCCCGGGCCGAATGGGCAGGAACTGCACCGAAAGCCATTACCATGACCGTCGCAAGCGCGACGATCCCGAGAGCCTTTCCGATCCTTTTCATGATTGTCGCAACACCCCATTCTTTCGAGGACGTCGGTTCGGGACGCGAGAGCGTCGGTTCGGGACGGCGCCGCCGCACGGATCCAGGCTGACCGGCCGTGCTCGTCCGCTCGTGAGATCCGGCCAGCCAGGCGCAGGTCAAAAGCTACCTGTGAGGTGAGTCGATGTCGTGAGTAGCGCGGCACTCAAGAGCCAGTCACCCCACAGTACGGTCGGGAGGGCTGGGCGTTCCCGGCTGCGGTGTCGGACGGGTTCGCGACGGCGACGGCCGAACGGGACGGTACCTGGTTGGTGGGGCCACACCGCCCGTACGCCCGACGCCAGCGCCATCACGAGGACCGAAACAAGACACTTCCGCATTGACGCTGTTGTATCGCCTCTACCGACATTAACCTTCGCACATGAGGCGAGCGTGGCCGTTCGCGGGGCGTCAGGAAGAGTTGCAGAAGATCGGCACCGCCATCCGTGCCGGCGCAGGGCACGGCATCATGCTGGCCGGGCCGGCCGGGGTGGGAAAGACCAGGCTGGCGCGCGAGGCGGTCGCGCTGGCGGGCCACCGGGGAGTCACCACTGGCTGGGTCACCGGTACGGCGTCGTCGCGCAGGCTTGCCCTGGGGGCGTTCACCGGACTACTCGGTGGCCTGCGCGGTGACCCCACCGTGCTCGTGGCCGAAGCCGTTGGCGCCTTCCGGTCGAATGCGAGCGACGGTCAGGTGGTCCTCGGGGTCGACGACGCCCACCTGCTGGACGAGATGTCGGCGCTCCTGGTGCACCAACTCGTCGTACAGGCCGCGGTGGTGGTGGTGGCCACCGTACGTACCGGCGAGGCGGTACCGGACCTCGTCACCCGCCTGTGGAAGGACGGCCACCTCGAACGGCTGGAGGTGGGGCCGCTCGGGCAGCAGCAGACCGGAGCCCTGTTGGAGGCGGTGCTGGGCGGCCCCGTGGAGCGGACGACTGTGGGCCGGGTGTGGGAGTTCACCCGAGGCAACCTGTTGTACCTGCGGCACTTCGTCGTCGGGGAGGTGGAGGCCCGCCGACTGCAGTCGGTCCGGGGGATCTGGCGATGGTCCGGCGGGGCGCTGATATCACCCGGATTGACAGATCTGGTGACGATCCGGATGGGCGAGTTGACCGAGCCGGAGTCTCTGGTGGTCGACGTGCTCGCCCTCGCAGAGCCGTTGGATGTCCGCCTGCTCGCCGGGCTCACCGACCCGGCTGCGATCGAACGGGCCGAAGAGGACGGCCTCATCCACGTCGAAGCTGTCGGGCGACACCTCGAAGCCAGGCTGGCACATCCCCTCTTCGGAGAGGTCAGGCGCGCCCGCATGGGAACACTGCGGGCGCGGCGACTGCGTGGACGGGTCAGTCGGGCGCTCGCTGACGCCGGGTGCCACCGGGCCGACGACATCCTCCGTCGCGCCGTGCTGGCCGTGGACTCGGATCTGGAGCCGGACCGGCAGCTGTTGATCGAGGCGGGCCGCCGTGCCGGCCAGCTGTGTGACCTCCCCATGGCGGTACGGCTCGGGCGCGCGGCGCAGGCGGCCGGCGGCGGATTCGAAGCAGCCATGATCGTGTTGGGAGCCTTCAACGGGCTGAGTCGTCCATCCGGCGCCGACTTCGCGGTGCTGACGGCGACCGCCGGGACAGATGCCGAGCTGGTCCGGGCCACGATGGCTCAGGCCATCGACCTGGCGTGGATGGCATTCCGGCCCGCCGAGGCGGAGGCGATCCTCGATGCCGCCGAGTCCCAGGTCGCCGGGGATGACGGCCGACGGCAGCTCTTGGCGCTACGGGCGTTGTTCGACGGACAACTCGCCCGCCCGGTCCGAGCGATCGAGGCCGCGGCGAGGGCACTCGAATCCCCGCTGCTGCCCGACGAATCGGTCCTCCTCGCCACGACCGGATACGTCATCGGCCTGGCCACCGTCGGCCGGGCCGACGAGCTCGCCAGCCTGGTGGCACAGGGTACGACTGCGGCGGGCCGCGCGGCGCAGTACGCCTTCCTGCGGTTTCCGCTGATCACCGCGCAGCTGCTCGGCCTGCGCCTGGCGGGCTACCTCGGGGAGGCCGCCGACGTGGCGCACAGGTGTTGGGAGTCGGCCCGGGGCCTGGAGCTCCCGACGGCGATCGCCAGCCTGCTGGTGGGAGACGTGCTCCTGGCCCAGGGCCGGCCGGTCAGCGCCCTACGCTGGCTGCGTGAGGCGTACGCCGGGTTCGAGCCGTTCGACCGGGCTGGTGGCTTCGAACATGTCTGCCTGATCCCCCTGGTCCGCGCGCTGGCTCTCGCCGGTGAACTGACGGCCGCGACAGAGGCGGCGGCGAAGCTGCGTGCCCAGGAACACCCGATGATCCGGTGCCTCCGGCCGGACATGCTGCTGTCACAGGCGTGGCTGGCTGCGGCGCAGGGCGTGTCCAGTGAGGCGGTCGCGCTCGCGTGGGAGGCCGCGTCGGTGGCGGCGGCGACCGGGCAGTCCGCCCACGAGGTCCTGGCGCTGCACACGGCGACGTGCCTCGGCGACCGGTCAGCCGTCGAGCGGCTCACCGCGTTGACCCGTCAGGTGCACGGCCCGCGCGCACGGGCCGCCGCGGCGCACGCGATCGCGCTGGCTTCGGACAACGGCGACGCCCTCCGATCGGCCTCGGACCTGCTGGAAGCGATGGGAGACCGGCTGGCCGCCGCCGACGCGGCCGCACAGGCGACCGTCGCGTACCGCAGGGCGCACCAGCCCGGGGCCGCGCTTCAGGCTGAGGCGCGAGTACGACGGCTGATCCAGGACTGCGAGGGGATCGGGACCCCGACGACGAGGGCCACGGGCCGCCCGCTGCCCCTCACCGGGCGTGAACGGGAGATCGGCACGCTGGCCGCGCAGGGCATGTCCAACCGGGAGATCGCGCACCGGCTGGTCGTGTCGGTGCGTACCGTCGAGAACCATCTGTACCGGATCAACACCAAACTCGGCCTCAGCAGCCGGGCAGCACTCGCCGACGTGCTGGGCGGCCACCCGGTCGGGGGCGCGGCGGCCACGACAGTTGAGTCGGGTGCCACGCTCGGCGAGGGTGGCCGGGAGGCGTGCCGGCACCCCCGGAACGCGCGGGACTCCGGGAGCGGCTCCCACTGACGCGGGCCGGGACGTCGCAGTCCAGGGCCACCGGGCGCCCCCGGACGGTCGTCAGGCGGCCCCATCGGGCGCAGGGCCCGGCACCGGGGTGTCGGCGAAGGAGGCCACGGTGCGGTCGGCGTACGCGCTCACGTCACCGGTCTCCATCGGGCCGTCCCAGGTGGTCGGTAGCGGCAGCGGCACAGCCGGGGCGACCCGGCGGACCACCTCGTCCAGCACCGTCTCCGCGTCGCCGACCCAGAGGTGCTTCGCCCCGGGCACACCGACCACCTCGGCCTGCGGGATCGCGGCGAACCGTTCCCGGGCCTCGTCGGGTCGCAGGTAGTCGTCGAACTCGGGCACCAGGGCGGTCACCGGTTTGCCCGATCCCGCCCAGGTGGCCAGGTCCTCCGGGGTGGAGAAGCGCAGCGGCGGGGAGAGCAGGATCGCCCCGGTCACCGACGGGTCGCAGCCGTACTTCAGGGCCAGGTCGGTGCCGAAGGACCAGCCGAGCAGCCACACGTTCGGCAGCTCGTGGAACTCCGCGTACTCGATGGCGGCGGCCACGTCGAAACGCTCGCCGACGGCCCCGTCGAACGCCCCCTCGCTGGTGCCGCGCAGGCTGCTGGTGCCCCGGGTGTTGAAGCGCAGCACCGCCAGGTCGGCCAGGGCGGGCAGCCGCCACGCCGCCTTGCGGAGGACGTGGCTGTCCATCATCCCGCCGTGGGTGGGCAGCGGGTGCAGGCAGACCAGGGTGGCCACCGGCGGCCGGTCGACCGGCCGGGACAGCTCGCCGACCAGCCGCAGCCCGTCCGCCGTGTGCAGGTCGATGTCCTCGCGGCGGCCCGGCAGGATCGAGGACGCACGGATCGCTGTGCTCACCCGCCCAGTCTCCCGCGTGCCGCCGCGCGCCGCCCGCCGGGGCCGCAACCGGGTGACGGAGATCGCTCAGCCGTACCGGGGGGCGCTCCGCCCGCGCTGCACCACCGGCCCGCGCCGGTCCCGGGCCTTCCAGCACCCGCTGTGCCAGTGCCGCCGATCGGTCAGGTCCCCACGTCCGTCGGCGGGCCAGGCCACCAGGTGCGCCACCCCGGGCGGGATCTCCTGGTCGCATCCGGGGCAGCGGTACGTCTTGGTGGACGCGCCGCCGCTGATCGCGCGTACCTGCCAGTCGCCGTCGCGCCACTGCTGCACCGAGGCGACGCCGTGGCGCACCCGGTCGGCGTCGAGACGCGCGCTGTCGTCCCGGCGGGGTCGGTTGCGACGAGGACTCACGTCCGTCAGCCTACGACCCGGCCCGCCGCACCGCCGACGGCGTCAGCGCCTGGTGTGGTCGCGAAAGCCGCGGCCGGTCTTGCGACCCAGGTAGCCGGCGGTGACCAGGTGTTCCAGCAGGGGCGCGGGCGCGAAGCCCGGCTCGCGCAGCTCCAGGTAGAGCTCCCGCTGGATGGCCAGCGACACGTCCAGCCCGACGACGTCGAGCAGCTCGAACGGGCCCATCGGGTAACCGCAGCCCAACTTCATGGCGTGGTCGATGTCGTCGGCGTTGGAGTAGCTGGCCTCCAGCATCTTCACCGCGTCGTTGAGGTACGGGAACAGCAGGGCGTTGACGATGAAGCCCGCCCGGTCGCCGCAGACCACGCCGGTCTTGCCCAGCTTCGCGCAGACCGCCTTCGCGGTGGCGGTGGTCTCGGCCGAGGTGCGGATGGTCCGCACCACCTCGACGAGCGGCATGACCGGTGCCGGGTTGAAGAAGTGCAGGCCCACCACGTCGGCGGGACGCTGGGTGGCCATCGCGACGTCGATCACCGGCAGCGACGAGGTGGTGGTGGCGAGCACGACGCCCGGCTTGCAGATCTCGTCGAGGCTGGCGAACAGGGCCCGCTTGACACTCAGTTCCTCGACCACGGCCTCGACCACCAGGTCGACGTCGGCCAGGTGCTCCAGGGTGGCGGACCAGTTGATCCGGCCCAGGGCGGCGTCGCGGTCGGCCTCGCTGAGCTTGCCGCGCACCACGCCCTTGTTGAGCGAGGTCTTGACCGACTCGAAGACCCTGGCGGACTTCTCCGCGCCCCGGGTGACCGAGACGACCTCGTAGCCGGCCCTGGCGAAGACCTCGATGATGCCGGTGGCCATCGTGCCGGACCCGACAACGCCGATCTTGGCAACGGCTGCGGGGTTCGCCGGCGCGGTCCCGCCGGCCGCCGCGAAGCCCTGCGCGCCGGGGACGGGTGCCAGCTCGGTCGCCGACGGCGTCTGCTCGTCGGGTACGACGACCGGGGAGCCCGGCCGCTCGTAGGTGTAGAAGCCCCGGCCGGACTTGCGGCCGAGCAGCCCTGCGGTGACCATCTGCTTGATCAGCGGCACCGGGGCGTGCCGGCGGTCCCGCCCGCCCCGGCGGTACATGGTGTCGAGGATCTCGTACGCGGTGTCGAGGCCGATCAGGTCCATCAGGGCGAGGGGGCCCATCGGCAGGCCGCAGCCGAGCTTCATCGCGGCGTCGATGTCCTCGCGGGTCGCGTACCGGGACTCGAACATGCTGACCGCGTGGTTGAGGTAGCCGAACAGCAGCGCGTTGGCGATGAACCCGGCACGGTCGCTGATGGTGACGTCGACCTTGCCGAGCCGCTCGCAGAGCGCCTCCACGTCGGCGATCACGTCGGCCGAGGTGACCACCGTCCGGACGACCTCGACCAGTTTCATCACCGGGGCGGGGTTGAAGAAGTGGATGCCGACGACCTGGTTGGGCCGGGCGGTGGCGACGGAGATCTCGGTGACGGACAGCGACGAGGTGTTGGTGGCGAGGATGGCCTCGGGCTTGCAGACCCGGTCCAGTTCGGCAAAGATCCGCTGCTTGAGGTCGAGGTGCTCGGGGACGGCCTCGATCACCAGGTCGACGGAGTGCAGGGCGTCCAGGCCGACCTGGAAGGTGACCCGGGACAGCAGGGCGTCCCGGTCGGCGGCGGCCAGCTTGCCCTTGGCCACGGCACGGTCGGTCGAGCCGGTCAGGGTGACCCGGCCGCGTTCCAGGGCGGCGTCGGAGATCTCCACGGCGACGACGTCGATGCCGTTACGCGCGAACACCTCGACGATGCCGGCACCCATGGTGCCCAGACCCACCACTCCCACACTGGTGAACTCCCGCGCCACGACCGGCCTCCCCAATGCTCCGCACGCCGACTTGAACGGCCACTAAGTTATGGGCGCGAGTCTGCCACGTGACACCCGGTTGTCGAGACGCCGTGGGATTTTTCACGCACCCCCGGTGAGCGCCAGCAGCTCGGCCACGAACTCGGCCGGGCGCTCCAGGTGGGGGGTGTGCCCGCAGCCCGGCAGCGACACCTCCCGGTAGCTGCCGCCGGCGGCGGCGTACCGGTCGAGCACGGCGCGGGTCTGCCCGACCATGGGCTGCGGCGGGCAGTCCGCCGCGCCGGGCCAGCCGGGCAGCACGCCGAGCGCGCCCAGCTGTGCCAGGTCGAACAGGGACGCGTCGGACACGATCACGTCGGCGTCGCCGTGCACCCAGGTGACCGGCGGCTTCGTCGTGACGGCCACCAGATCGTCGGCGATCCGGAAGTACGCCGGGGACAGCGCGTTGAGCACGCCCCGCCGCCCCGGCGCGGTTCCCGGCCAGTGTGGCGACGGCACCCCGTCACCGGGGTAGTTGTCCTCCCCCGTGGCGGTCGACAGCACGCTGTCGAGCAGCAGCTCCTCGTCGTCGCCGAGGCAGCCGGGGTCCGCCACGTAGCTGCTGCGCAGCACGGTGCGGGGGCTGGTCGGATCCCCACCACGGTCACCGGCGGCAAGCCGGGCCACGAAGTCGGGGTTGCCGGTGCCGCCACCGGTGCCGGCGAAATCCGGCGTGGTGGGGGTGCCGGCCAGGTCGCGGGTGCCGCCGAAGCCGTACGGCGACACCGGCGCGGCCAGCAGGAGCCCCGCCATCCGGTCGGGGTGGTCGACCAGCAGGCGCATGGCGACTCCCCCGCCGAGGGAGTGCCCCACCACCACGGCGCGGCGGCCGGCGGGGACCAGTGCCGGGTCGTCGAGCAGGGCGGCCACGTCATCGGCGAAGTCGGCCAGGCCACGGGTGGCGTCCACCGGGGCCCGCCGGGTGTCGCCGTAGCCCCGCAGGTCCGGCGCGACCACCCGCAGGGTGTCCGGCAGCCGCCGGATCAGCGGTTCCCAGAAGGCGGACGACGAACAGTTGCCGTGCACCAGCAGCACCGGCACGCCATCCGGCGGTCCGGCGACCCGTACGGACTGGTTGATCCCGTTGGCCGACACGGTGAGCTGCTCGGTCCTCATCCGCGGCATGCTGCCACGGCCCTGCGGGGGTGTCCATGGGCCCGGCCACCACCGGCAGTCCCCGGTCGGTGGCGCCCGGGCCCACCTGGCGCGGCGGCCAGGACCGGTCACCGCGCCGTGCGACCAGGACCGGTCACCGCGCCGTGCGGTCGCCGACGGCGATCGGCAGCGGCAGGGTCGGCCGACGGTCGTGGCGCGGCGGCCCGAGCCGCAGCCCCACCGGATCGGTGTGCGCCACCCCGGGATCGAAGAAGCGCAGTTCGGTGCGCCCGATCCGGATCACGTCGCCGTCGACCAGTCGCGTCACCTCGGTGAGGCGTCGGTCGTTCACCCAGGTGCCGTTGGTGGAGCCGAGATCCACCAGGGACACGCCCTCACCGGCGAGCCACACCTCGGCGTGCCGCCGGCTCAGGTGCGGGTCGTGGAGCACGATCTCCACCGTGTCGGCCCGCCCGAGCACCAGTGGTTCGGGGCCGAGGCGGAAGCTGAGTCCCCGCATCGGCCCACCCGCCACCGTCAGTACCGGCATCAGTTGCGGATCTCTATCCATGAGCAAGTCAGCCCTCCACCCCGATGGTCACCCCGCGCGCCAGCCTGCCATCCGACGGTAGTCACCTGAACCGACCGGCCGGCCATCTCCACGTCACCGCCCGGGCACCTCGCGTTCGACGGTTCGTCGACCGGCCGACCCGTCGGGCCCCGCGTCGGCCGGTGGGCCCACCGGCAGGTCCTCGACGAGGTCGAGGCCGCACCGCCCGGTCGACAGCCCTACCCGCGAGTAGTTCTCAGGTCTAGACTTCCGCCATGACGGCTGTGCATGTGCCGGGCACCCCGGTCATCGAAGACGGACTGCTGGTTTCGACGAGCCCGGCCACCGGCGCCGAGGCGGGCCGCCTGCCCGTCGCCGGTCCCCAGGACGTCGCCGCCGCGGTGCGGCGGGCGCGCGAGGCGGGGGCGTGGTGGTCCGGTCTCGGCTCCGCCGAGCGTCGTCGACGCCTGCTGCGCTGGCGCGCCCTGCTCGCCCGACGGATCGACACCCTGGCCGAGTTGGTGCACACCGAGGGCGGCAAGCCCGTCGCCGACGCGGTCGTCGAGATCGTCACCGCCGTCGAGCACGTCGACTGGGCGGCCCGCAACGCCGCCCGGGTGCTGGGTCCGCGCCGGGTCCGCTCGCGGCTCATCCTGGCCGAGCACTCCGCCCACCTCGAATACCAGCCGTACGGCGTGGTCGGCGTCATCGGCCCGTGGAACTACCCGGTCTTCACGCCGATCGGCTCCGTCGCGTACGCCCTCGCGGCCGGCAACGCGGTGGTGCTCAAGCCCAGCGAGTACACGCCGGCCGTCGGGCAGTGGCTGGTGGACAGTTTCGCCGAGGTGGTGCCCGAGCAGCCGGTGTTCACGGCGGTGCACGGGCTCGGCGACGTGGGCGCGGCGCTGTGCCGGTCGGGGGTGGACAAGCTGGCCTTCACCGGCTCCACGGCGACCGCGAAGAAGGTGATGGCGGCCTGCGCCGAGTCGCTGACCCCGGTGCTGCTGGAGGCCGGCGGCAAGGACGCCATGATCGTCGACAGCGACGCCGACCTGGACGCCGCCGCCGAGGCGTGTGTCTGGGGCGCGATGACCAACGCCGGGCAGACCTGCATCGGCATCGAGCGGGTCTACGCCGTCGAGCCGGTCTTCGACGCCTTCGTGGCGAAGGTGGTGCAGCGGGCCGGGCGGTTGACCGTGGGCGCGGACGACTCGGACGTCGGTCCGATCACCATGCCGAGCCAGCTCGACGTGATCCGGCGGCACATCGACGACGCCCTGGCCCGGGGCGGACGTGCCGTGCTCGGCGGGCCGGAGGCGGTGCGTCCGCCGTACGTGCACCCCACCGTGCTGGTGGACGTCCCGGAGGACTCGGTCGCCGTTCGGGAGGAGACCTTCGGGCCCACACTGACCGTCACCCGGGTCCGCGACGCCGACGAGGCCGTCCGGCGGGCCAATGCCCTGTCGTACGGGCTGGGCGGCTCGGTGTTCGGACGGCGGCAGGCGGTGGCGATCGCCCGCCGCCTGCGCTCCGGCATGGCGTCGGTCAACTCGGCGCTGACCTTCGCGGGAATGTCCACACTGCCCTTCGGCGGCGTGGGTGAGTCGGGCTTCGGGCGGATCCACGGCGAGGACGGGTTGCGCGAGTTCGGCCGGGCGAAGGCGATCACCCGACGCCGGGCGCGTTCGCTGCTGCCGTCGACCACCTTCGACCGGACGCCCGCCGACGTGGCCCGTCTGGTGAAGGCGGTCCGGGCCATGTACGGCAGGTGATTGTCGGATAGCCGATCATGAGATCCCCCTGACGCCTGCACGGGTTTAGCCTCCGTACCCGGAGCGGTACATTGCGTTAAATGGGCCCCCATCGATTGCGCTTCCACCTTGTCGACAGTGCGGGTTCGTGGAGCGCACGGCAGCGTCAACGTCGCGCCGAGTGGTTGACACGGACCTTTCCGGATCTCGCCGACATGCACGTCGTCGACCTCGGTGGCCGGCTCGGCACGTGGACCCGGGCGAGCGTCCGCCCCGCCCGCGTCCACGTGGTGAACCTGGAGGCGCCGCCGGCGGAGGTGCCGGACTGGGCGTACATCGACCGCGCCGACGCCTGCGACCTGCCGGAGCGGATCGCCCGGAACCGCTACGACCTGGTCTACTCGAACTCGGTGCTGGAGCACGTGGGCGGGCACGAACGGCGGCTGCGGTTCGCCGACGCGGTGCACACCCTGGCCGAGCGCCACTGGGTGCAGACGCCGTACCGCTACTTCCCCATCGAGCCGCACTGGATCGCCCCGGGCATGCAGTTCCTGCCCGTCCGGCTGCGTACCGCCGTCGCCCAGCGGTGGCCGCTCGGGCACAAGCCCACCCGCACCCACGACGCGGCCCTGCACCAGGTGCTCTGGACGGAGCTGCTGGA
Protein-coding regions in this window:
- a CDS encoding aldehyde dehydrogenase family protein encodes the protein MTAVHVPGTPVIEDGLLVSTSPATGAEAGRLPVAGPQDVAAAVRRAREAGAWWSGLGSAERRRRLLRWRALLARRIDTLAELVHTEGGKPVADAVVEIVTAVEHVDWAARNAARVLGPRRVRSRLILAEHSAHLEYQPYGVVGVIGPWNYPVFTPIGSVAYALAAGNAVVLKPSEYTPAVGQWLVDSFAEVVPEQPVFTAVHGLGDVGAALCRSGVDKLAFTGSTATAKKVMAACAESLTPVLLEAGGKDAMIVDSDADLDAAAEACVWGAMTNAGQTCIGIERVYAVEPVFDAFVAKVVQRAGRLTVGADDSDVGPITMPSQLDVIRRHIDDALARGGRAVLGGPEAVRPPYVHPTVLVDVPEDSVAVREETFGPTLTVTRVRDADEAVRRANALSYGLGGSVFGRRQAVAIARRLRSGMASVNSALTFAGMSTLPFGGVGESGFGRIHGEDGLREFGRAKAITRRRARSLLPSTTFDRTPADVARLVKAVRAMYGR
- a CDS encoding alpha/beta hydrolase codes for the protein MSTAIRASSILPGRREDIDLHTADGLRLVGELSRPVDRPPVATLVCLHPLPTHGGMMDSHVLRKAAWRLPALADLAVLRFNTRGTSSLRGTSEGAFDGAVGERFDVAAAIEYAEFHELPNVWLLGWSFGTDLALKYGCDPSVTGAILLSPPLRFSTPEDLATWAGSGKPVTALVPEFDDYLRPDEARERFAAIPQAEVVGVPGAKHLWVGDAETVLDEVVRRVAPAVPLPLPTTWDGPMETGDVSAYADRTVASFADTPVPGPAPDGAA
- a CDS encoding RICIN domain-containing protein gives rise to the protein MKRIGKALGIVALATVMVMAFGAVPAHSARAGGARVAPLIVPVPGQYYEIRSQAVPSRCLDVANAGNGDGVAVVVADCWGAAHQKWRFVDVGYGYYDIRPLNSQRCLDVAGSGLDQGALAMQWACWGGAKQRWRLQEFANGYHEIRNQLTQRCLDITGNGLVHGARAMIWDCWGGAKQRWLLVPINA
- a CDS encoding alpha/beta fold hydrolase — encoded protein: MRTEQLTVSANGINQSVRVAGPPDGVPVLLVHGNCSSSAFWEPLIRRLPDTLRVVAPDLRGYGDTRRAPVDATRGLADFADDVAALLDDPALVPAGRRAVVVGHSLGGGVAMRLLVDHPDRMAGLLLAAPVSPYGFGGTRDLAGTPTTPDFAGTGGGTGNPDFVARLAAGDRGGDPTSPRTVLRSSYVADPGCLGDDEELLLDSVLSTATGEDNYPGDGVPSPHWPGTAPGRRGVLNALSPAYFRIADDLVAVTTKPPVTWVHGDADVIVSDASLFDLAQLGALGVLPGWPGAADCPPQPMVGQTRAVLDRYAAAGGSYREVSLPGCGHTPHLERPAEFVAELLALTGGA
- a CDS encoding methyltransferase domain-containing protein codes for the protein MGPHRLRFHLVDSAGSWSARQRQRRAEWLTRTFPDLADMHVVDLGGRLGTWTRASVRPARVHVVNLEAPPAEVPDWAYIDRADACDLPERIARNRYDLVYSNSVLEHVGGHERRLRFADAVHTLAERHWVQTPYRYFPIEPHWIAPGMQFLPVRLRTAVAQRWPLGHKPTRTHDAALHQVLWTELLDRSQMRHYFPDSRLLVERVAGLPKSLIAVRTP
- a CDS encoding 3-hydroxyacyl-CoA dehydrogenase family protein, with the protein product MAREFTSVGVVGLGTMGAGIVEVFARNGIDVVAVEISDAALERGRVTLTGSTDRAVAKGKLAAADRDALLSRVTFQVGLDALHSVDLVIEAVPEHLDLKQRIFAELDRVCKPEAILATNTSSLSVTEISVATARPNQVVGIHFFNPAPVMKLVEVVRTVVTSADVIADVEALCERLGKVDVTISDRAGFIANALLFGYLNHAVSMFESRYATREDIDAAMKLGCGLPMGPLALMDLIGLDTAYEILDTMYRRGGRDRRHAPVPLIKQMVTAGLLGRKSGRGFYTYERPGSPVVVPDEQTPSATELAPVPGAQGFAAAGGTAPANPAAVAKIGVVGSGTMATGIIEVFARAGYEVVSVTRGAEKSARVFESVKTSLNKGVVRGKLSEADRDAALGRINWSATLEHLADVDLVVEAVVEELSVKRALFASLDEICKPGVVLATTTSSLPVIDVAMATQRPADVVGLHFFNPAPVMPLVEVVRTIRTSAETTATAKAVCAKLGKTGVVCGDRAGFIVNALLFPYLNDAVKMLEASYSNADDIDHAMKLGCGYPMGPFELLDVVGLDVSLAIQRELYLELREPGFAPAPLLEHLVTAGYLGRKTGRGFRDHTRR
- a CDS encoding FHA domain-containing protein, with the translated sequence MRGLSFRLGPEPLVLGRADTVEIVLHDPHLSRRHAEVWLAGEGVSLVDLGSTNGTWVNDRRLTEVTRLVDGDVIRIGRTELRFFDPGVAHTDPVGLRLGPPRHDRRPTLPLPIAVGDRTAR
- a CDS encoding helix-turn-helix transcriptional regulator, which produces MRRAWPFAGRQEELQKIGTAIRAGAGHGIMLAGPAGVGKTRLAREAVALAGHRGVTTGWVTGTASSRRLALGAFTGLLGGLRGDPTVLVAEAVGAFRSNASDGQVVLGVDDAHLLDEMSALLVHQLVVQAAVVVVATVRTGEAVPDLVTRLWKDGHLERLEVGPLGQQQTGALLEAVLGGPVERTTVGRVWEFTRGNLLYLRHFVVGEVEARRLQSVRGIWRWSGGALISPGLTDLVTIRMGELTEPESLVVDVLALAEPLDVRLLAGLTDPAAIERAEEDGLIHVEAVGRHLEARLAHPLFGEVRRARMGTLRARRLRGRVSRALADAGCHRADDILRRAVLAVDSDLEPDRQLLIEAGRRAGQLCDLPMAVRLGRAAQAAGGGFEAAMIVLGAFNGLSRPSGADFAVLTATAGTDAELVRATMAQAIDLAWMAFRPAEAEAILDAAESQVAGDDGRRQLLALRALFDGQLARPVRAIEAAARALESPLLPDESVLLATTGYVIGLATVGRADELASLVAQGTTAAGRAAQYAFLRFPLITAQLLGLRLAGYLGEAADVAHRCWESARGLELPTAIASLLVGDVLLAQGRPVSALRWLREAYAGFEPFDRAGGFEHVCLIPLVRALALAGELTAATEAAAKLRAQEHPMIRCLRPDMLLSQAWLAAAQGVSSEAVALAWEAASVAAATGQSAHEVLALHTATCLGDRSAVERLTALTRQVHGPRARAAAAHAIALASDNGDALRSASDLLEAMGDRLAAADAAAQATVAYRRAHQPGAALQAEARVRRLIQDCEGIGTPTTRATGRPLPLTGREREIGTLAAQGMSNREIAHRLVVSVRTVENHLYRINTKLGLSSRAALADVLGGHPVGGAAATTVESGATLGEGGREACRHPRNARDSGSGSH